A single region of the Lotus japonicus ecotype B-129 chromosome 4, LjGifu_v1.2 genome encodes:
- the LOC130712469 gene encoding uncharacterized protein LOC130712469: MAKYAVSDAVKCRMFPSTFRGVAKEWFTNLPPGSIAKFCDFSSEFLDHFSSRTVEDLFDTRQEECETLEQYVRRYSAISTRFKELQPRVCVCAFKGGLARGEFYYELSRELACSMMEVRARAQYYILKEEIEAHKRKGERTAKVTVARERVQGKETSREHGSIQAGRFIKKKKREITPLENGE; encoded by the coding sequence ATGGCGAAGTACGCAGTTTCCGACGCTGTAaaatgcaggatgtttccatcaacGTTTCGAGGCGTGGCAAAGGAATGGTTCACGAATCTGCCTCCAGGATCCATAGCTAAGTTCTGTGATTTCTCatcagaattccttgaccatttCTCTTCAAGGACGGTCGAGGATCTATTTGATACTCGGCAGGAGGAATGTGAAACCTTGGAACAATATGTGAGACGATACAGTGCCATATCCACGAGGTTCAAGGAATTGCAGCCACGCGTATGCGTGTGCGCTTTCAAAGGCGGTTTGGCCCGGGGAGAATTTTATTACGAGCTGAGTAGGGAGCTGGCATGCTCAATGATGGAAGTCCGCGCCCGAGCGCAGTACTACATCTTAAAAGAGGAAATTGAAGCACACAAGAGGAAGGGCGAGCGAACAGCAAAGGTAACTGTGGCAAGGGAAAGGGTACAGGGCAAGGAAACGAGTCGCGAGCACGGGTCCATACAAGCTGGCCGATtcataaagaagaaaaaaagggaAATTACTCCGCTTGAGAATGGGGAATAG